Proteins found in one Lysinibacillus fusiformis genomic segment:
- a CDS encoding FecCD family ABC transporter permease — translation MPNYVTVRTKSNRISFQIAKRTGWILLLLSLLLVIITILGLSAGSEFIHPFTVVKELLGYGNGDYDFVLHTLRLPRVLMALLVGAALGVAGLILQGIIRNPLAAPDIIGVTSGASMGAIIFIVYFMGSVSIQFLPLAAILGAGIVSFIIYLLSWRKGVTPIRMVLIGIGISALAKAVVTMLLVISNVAATTKAYLWLTGSLYGANMQDVYLLLPWLVILLPLTFILARTVNVKELGDEIAIGLGVKVQVYRLLFLLISVMLAGSAVAFAGGIAFVGLVAPHMSRMLVGRSFAGLIPVTAIIGGIIVIVADIVARTAFLPKDLPTGVFTAAIGAPFFIYLLFRTRNQ, via the coding sequence ATGCCTAATTATGTAACAGTTCGAACGAAATCTAATCGTATCTCTTTTCAAATTGCTAAAAGAACAGGTTGGATACTACTACTATTAAGCTTATTATTAGTTATCATAACGATTCTGGGTTTATCTGCGGGTAGCGAATTTATCCATCCTTTTACAGTGGTGAAAGAATTATTGGGCTATGGCAATGGAGATTATGATTTTGTTTTACATACATTAAGGCTTCCACGCGTATTGATGGCATTATTAGTTGGTGCTGCGCTAGGAGTTGCCGGTTTAATATTACAAGGGATTATCCGTAATCCACTTGCTGCTCCAGATATTATCGGTGTAACGAGTGGTGCATCCATGGGGGCAATTATCTTTATCGTGTACTTTATGGGGTCAGTCAGCATTCAATTTTTACCGTTAGCTGCTATTTTAGGTGCAGGCATTGTCTCCTTTATCATTTATCTACTGTCATGGAGAAAAGGCGTCACACCTATACGTATGGTGCTTATTGGTATTGGGATTTCAGCCTTAGCAAAGGCCGTTGTGACGATGTTGCTTGTGATCAGTAATGTAGCCGCAACAACGAAGGCTTATTTATGGCTGACAGGTAGTTTGTATGGGGCGAATATGCAGGATGTCTATTTGCTATTACCATGGCTAGTTATTTTATTACCACTAACATTTATTTTAGCAAGAACGGTAAATGTGAAGGAATTAGGCGATGAAATAGCGATAGGGCTAGGTGTAAAAGTGCAAGTGTATCGTTTGCTTTTTCTACTCATTAGTGTGATGCTAGCTGGCTCTGCTGTCGCTTTTGCTGGTGGCATTGCCTTTGTTGGATTAGTGGCCCCTCATATGAGCAGAATGCTTGTAGGGCGTTCCTTTGCAGGGTTAATTCCTGTGACAGCTATTATAGGTGGAATCATTGTCATTGTAGCTGATATTGTGGCACGAACAGCCTTTTTACCAAAGGATTTACCAACAGGTGTCTTTACTGCTGCAATTGGCGCACCATTCTTTATTTATTTATTATTTAGAACGCGCAATCAATAA
- a CDS encoding ABC transporter ATP-binding protein codes for MKNVLEAQNLHVSYGENLILEDLNLQIPKGKITVLVGANGCGKSTLLRTFARLQKAKSGEIFLDDNKLDAISTKEVAKRLAILPQGPVAPEGLTVQQLIKQGRYPHQSWLKQWSTEDEKIVNNALEVTQMTEFADRPVDALSGGQRQRVWIAMTLAQKTDLILLDEPTTYLDMAHQVEILDLLFDLNENEGRTVVMVLHDLNLACRYAHHIVAVRNKQVYAQGKPEEVVTAEMVQEVFRMDCTIIEDPIFGTPLCVPHGKGRTVQTKELEEVGIS; via the coding sequence TTGAAAAATGTTTTAGAGGCACAAAATTTACATGTAAGCTATGGTGAAAATCTTATATTGGAAGATTTGAATCTTCAAATACCAAAAGGGAAAATTACGGTACTAGTAGGGGCCAACGGTTGTGGGAAATCTACGCTACTACGAACGTTTGCACGGCTACAAAAAGCGAAGTCGGGTGAAATTTTCTTAGATGATAATAAACTCGATGCCATTTCAACGAAAGAGGTGGCGAAACGTTTAGCTATTCTACCGCAGGGTCCTGTTGCGCCAGAAGGATTAACCGTTCAGCAATTGATTAAACAAGGTCGTTATCCGCATCAGAGCTGGTTAAAGCAATGGTCTACAGAGGATGAAAAAATTGTGAACAATGCACTTGAGGTAACGCAGATGACTGAATTTGCGGATCGACCAGTAGATGCATTATCAGGTGGTCAGCGGCAACGTGTATGGATTGCCATGACATTGGCTCAAAAAACAGATCTTATTTTACTAGATGAACCTACAACTTATTTAGATATGGCTCACCAAGTAGAAATTTTAGATTTACTATTTGATTTAAATGAAAATGAAGGCCGTACAGTCGTTATGGTATTGCACGATTTAAACTTAGCCTGTCGCTATGCCCATCATATTGTGGCGGTGCGTAATAAACAGGTCTATGCGCAAGGCAAGCCAGAGGAAGTAGTGACAGCTGAGATGGTACAAGAGGTTTTTCGTATGGATTGTACCATTATTGAAGATCCAATATTTGGTACACCATTATGTGTTCCACATGGCAAGGGACGAACAGTTCAAACCAAGGAACTAGAGGAGGTAGGCATCAGTTGA
- a CDS encoding IucA/IucC family C-terminal-domain containing protein yields MSLTLSAEESSVLLRDYRLTIEPAVDATYSICAQSLLDTEQALDYLQKIAHFFHSPSTLVTASLFAKRYSVLTMASAFYAMSRYDKGLQCGIENTWVEAEYAKPWLPNIRLIDSTVSIPTEDREKWRDEVLREIFANNLAKVWQSLAKISKIPKSILWENTAIYVNWLYETKIREGASEQEKVRIQEDYHYIVNLAPGTLFGERKNPLTNYCGPKVTIKESEQPVRLRKTCCFYYHTSDEANDYCISCPKIKRQS; encoded by the coding sequence TTGAGCTTAACACTGTCAGCTGAAGAATCATCCGTGCTATTACGAGATTATCGATTGACGATAGAGCCAGCAGTAGACGCTACTTATTCTATATGTGCCCAAAGTCTATTGGATACTGAACAAGCGCTAGATTATTTACAAAAAATTGCCCACTTCTTCCATTCGCCATCTACACTAGTTACGGCATCGTTATTTGCGAAGCGCTATAGCGTCTTAACGATGGCTTCAGCATTCTATGCTATGTCCAGATACGATAAAGGACTACAGTGTGGAATCGAAAATACATGGGTAGAAGCCGAATATGCGAAGCCATGGCTTCCAAATATTCGGCTAATCGATAGCACAGTGTCAATACCTACTGAAGACCGTGAAAAATGGCGTGATGAGGTTCTTAGAGAAATCTTTGCGAATAATTTAGCGAAGGTGTGGCAGTCATTAGCGAAAATAAGTAAAATCCCAAAATCAATCTTATGGGAAAACACAGCTATTTATGTGAATTGGCTCTATGAAACGAAAATAAGGGAAGGGGCCAGCGAGCAAGAAAAGGTTCGTATACAAGAGGATTATCACTATATTGTAAACCTAGCACCAGGCACCCTTTTTGGTGAAAGGAAAAATCCTTTGACGAACTATTGTGGGCCTAAAGTGACCATCAAGGAATCGGAGCAACCTGTACGCTTGAGAAAAACATGTTGTTTCTATTATCACACCTCTGATGAAGCAAATGATTATTGCATCTCCTGTCCAAAAATAAAAAGACAATCATAA
- a CDS encoding TetR/AcrR family transcriptional regulator: protein MTSPKTDLRVIRTRKLIMDSFIELSSKKEFKDITVKDITTEAMINRATFYYHFEDIYDLLEKVLSEVLLVNLNDDFLQHNELNEEAFVIIFKAITNFQKSLSNRCHRGYEETIARIIREQLEIIFYKMLLKQHATTENEALKMTAVILSWGIYGASIEWKNNIQERQPEEFIKSAIPYLLAGIDSQDNVL from the coding sequence ATGACCTCACCTAAGACAGACCTTCGCGTTATACGTACGCGTAAATTAATTATGGATTCTTTCATTGAACTTTCTAGTAAAAAAGAATTCAAGGATATTACGGTTAAGGATATTACGACAGAGGCCATGATTAATCGTGCGACTTTTTATTATCATTTCGAAGATATATATGATTTGTTAGAGAAGGTATTATCAGAAGTTTTGTTAGTTAATTTGAATGATGATTTCCTTCAACATAATGAACTTAATGAAGAAGCTTTCGTTATTATCTTTAAAGCAATAACCAATTTTCAAAAGTCATTATCCAATCGGTGTCATCGAGGCTATGAAGAGACGATTGCACGTATTATTAGAGAACAGCTTGAAATTATTTTTTACAAGATGTTATTGAAACAACATGCAACGACTGAGAACGAAGCGCTAAAAATGACTGCGGTTATATTAAGCTGGGGAATCTATGGTGCTTCTATAGAATGGAAAAATAATATTCAGGAGAGACAGCCCGAAGAATTTATCAAATCTGCAATCCCTTATTTATTGGCAGGTATTGATAGTCAAGACAATGTGTTATAG
- a CDS encoding DsbA family protein: protein MKNNPMICDLETGVCGVAGEEEFGMIDFNQPKKSVEVYYVTDPICSHCWALEPVLRRFIEQYGHYFNFHTIMGGLLEKWGDGPVDPANGISGPADVVGHWREVGAYYRMPIDGTVMIDNPVQSSYPPSRVFKVIQKNHHDAIAYEYLRRAREALFIFNQNIAEKSVMIDIVNKLGLDGEAIVNESQQTIGQQLLNEDFDRARNLGVRGFPTIIMMNEDNKGLKIVGGRPFVNYVDGLKQVLNIEELQPRQQPSLLSLLEKEKLLFSKEIEVMYDLEKLEVTSYVKKELSSDQYEMKEMLGECYITTK from the coding sequence ATGAAGAACAATCCTATGATTTGTGATTTAGAGACAGGTGTATGTGGAGTAGCTGGAGAGGAGGAATTCGGAATGATTGATTTTAATCAACCAAAGAAATCCGTTGAAGTATATTATGTAACTGATCCGATTTGCTCTCATTGTTGGGCGCTTGAGCCTGTTCTTCGCCGTTTTATCGAGCAGTACGGCCACTATTTTAACTTTCATACGATAATGGGAGGATTACTAGAAAAATGGGGTGATGGTCCAGTTGATCCTGCAAATGGAATATCAGGACCTGCCGATGTTGTGGGACACTGGAGAGAAGTTGGTGCATATTACCGCATGCCAATTGATGGAACAGTCATGATTGACAATCCAGTTCAATCATCCTACCCACCATCTCGGGTATTTAAAGTGATTCAAAAAAATCATCATGATGCTATAGCCTATGAATATTTGCGCAGAGCAAGAGAAGCGCTATTCATATTCAATCAAAATATTGCAGAAAAATCCGTTATGATTGACATTGTAAATAAACTTGGTCTTGATGGAGAGGCCATTGTAAACGAATCACAACAAACAATCGGACAGCAGTTATTAAATGAAGATTTTGACCGTGCAAGAAACCTAGGTGTTAGAGGGTTTCCAACTATTATTATGATGAATGAGGACAATAAAGGCTTAAAAATTGTTGGTGGGCGTCCATTTGTAAACTATGTGGATGGACTAAAACAGGTTCTTAATATCGAGGAACTGCAACCAAGACAACAGCCATCTCTTTTAAGCTTGCTCGAAAAAGAAAAACTTCTATTTTCGAAAGAAATTGAAGTCATGTATGATCTGGAAAAGTTAGAGGTTACGTCTTATGTGAAAAAAGAGCTTTCATCAGATCAATATGAAATGAAGGAAATGCTTGGTGAATGTTATATTACGACTAAATAA
- a CDS encoding monooxygenase has translation MTYVLQVDFKMDGPFGEDMADAFLDLARSIKEEKGLLWKIWTESPETNEAGGIYMFETKHTAEQYIEMHSKRLAEFGITNINAKIFAINSKLTEITKGPVKH, from the coding sequence ATGACATACGTATTACAGGTGGATTTTAAAATGGATGGACCATTTGGAGAAGACATGGCGGACGCATTTTTGGATCTAGCAAGAAGTATTAAGGAAGAGAAAGGACTTTTGTGGAAAATTTGGACGGAGAGCCCTGAAACAAACGAAGCAGGCGGAATCTACATGTTCGAAACAAAACACACTGCTGAACAATATATAGAAATGCATTCAAAAAGATTAGCTGAATTTGGAATCACAAATATCAACGCAAAGATCTTTGCTATCAATTCAAAACTGACTGAAATCACGAAAGGTCCAGTAAAACATTAA
- a CDS encoding YjiH family protein, with the protein MKKYSVSTYFYFIIPSLIGIFLFMTPILTVEGWKVPIAILANILAGNVAPVISYFTIIMFAISAIGALIAKFIPRKNAKEPSILDTLFYVNWFWTITRFIGLVFASMVVFNFGPSAINNENTGGLLMDPNGGLVTFLFTIFLFAGFLLPFLTNFGLLEFFGTMMVKIMRPLFKSPGRSSIDALTSWVGDGTIGVLMTSKQYEMGNYTKKEAAIIATSFSVVSITFCIVVLDTVHLARYFIPYYLTVVLCGIVLAIIMPRIYPLAKKEDTYIDGTPVDYSREKLPEGYNSVSHGLENALAIAHANRDPRKFLKDGSRNVIDLWVGVAPIVMAFGTIALMLAEFTSIFAILGKPFEPILTVLGLPEAAEAAQTMVVGFADMFLPSILGAGIESDVTRFVIAVVSVSQLIYMSEVGGLILGTKIPLKFFDLVVLFILRTLISLPIAALVGHLLF; encoded by the coding sequence ATGAAAAAATATTCTGTTTCTACATATTTTTATTTCATTATTCCTTCTTTAATTGGTATCTTCCTATTTATGACCCCCATTTTAACGGTAGAGGGCTGGAAAGTGCCTATTGCCATTTTAGCCAATATTTTAGCGGGTAATGTGGCTCCAGTCATTAGTTATTTTACAATTATAATGTTTGCAATATCTGCAATTGGTGCACTTATAGCGAAATTTATACCTCGTAAAAATGCGAAAGAACCTAGTATTTTAGATACATTGTTTTATGTTAATTGGTTTTGGACAATTACTCGTTTTATCGGTTTAGTCTTTGCTTCAATGGTGGTCTTCAATTTTGGACCTTCTGCCATCAATAATGAAAATACGGGTGGACTCCTAATGGATCCAAATGGGGGACTTGTGACGTTTTTGTTTACCATTTTTTTGTTTGCAGGTTTTCTTTTACCATTTTTAACAAACTTCGGTTTACTTGAATTTTTCGGGACAATGATGGTGAAAATTATGCGACCTCTTTTTAAAAGTCCAGGACGTTCATCAATTGATGCTCTTACGTCATGGGTTGGCGATGGCACAATAGGTGTGTTAATGACAAGTAAACAATATGAGATGGGGAACTACACAAAAAAAGAAGCTGCGATTATTGCTACAAGTTTCTCGGTAGTGTCTATCACATTCTGTATCGTTGTATTGGATACGGTACATTTGGCACGCTATTTTATTCCTTATTATTTGACAGTAGTCCTTTGTGGAATTGTATTAGCCATTATTATGCCTCGAATCTATCCACTTGCGAAGAAGGAGGATACGTATATAGATGGGACACCAGTAGATTATTCACGTGAGAAATTACCTGAGGGCTATAATTCCGTCTCACATGGCTTAGAAAATGCACTTGCTATTGCGCATGCAAATCGTGATCCTCGAAAATTTTTAAAAGATGGCTCTAGAAACGTAATTGATTTATGGGTAGGTGTTGCGCCTATCGTTATGGCTTTTGGGACAATTGCCTTAATGCTTGCTGAATTTACAAGTATTTTTGCGATTTTAGGAAAGCCGTTTGAGCCAATTTTAACCGTACTTGGCTTGCCTGAAGCCGCTGAAGCAGCGCAAACAATGGTCGTTGGCTTTGCCGATATGTTTCTACCTTCTATTTTAGGTGCGGGCATTGAATCGGATGTTACTAGATTTGTCATTGCTGTTGTTTCTGTGTCACAGCTGATCTATATGTCTGAGGTAGGTGGACTTATTTTAGGTACAAAAATTCCATTGAAGTTTTTCGATTTAGTCGTCTTATTTATACTACGTACGCTCATTTCTCTTCCAATTGCCGCATTGGTTGGTCATTTACTTTTCTAA
- a CDS encoding CPBP family intramembrane glutamic endopeptidase → MNKNVLMKIIALEFLLIFFYVLNGAFVSIKQPTSPFLQFALLIPFALGLFIYTGMKKNWQKYFFLPIKKNHFFITLPLLIILCIILVSTKGLNMTSISDFIVMFIMQIFIVAFIEETVFRGIMLRMLLTKGTFTAVWVSSILFGITHALQLLGGQSLEDTIVQIIYALLVGLVLALLVLDGQSIIVTILFHGLNNFFNFMGNMEGSMLSAYLIIFVLFIYMLLLWKRVKKTNHNPFTKNAKSI, encoded by the coding sequence ATGAATAAAAATGTGCTGATGAAAATAATTGCCTTAGAGTTTCTGCTCATATTTTTCTATGTTTTAAACGGTGCCTTTGTTTCCATTAAACAACCTACAAGCCCTTTTCTACAGTTTGCACTGTTAATCCCATTCGCATTGGGTCTCTTCATCTATACAGGAATGAAAAAGAACTGGCAAAAATATTTCTTTCTTCCTATTAAAAAGAATCATTTCTTCATCACCTTACCGCTCCTTATTATTTTATGTATCATTTTAGTGAGTACAAAAGGATTGAATATGACATCTATTAGTGATTTCATTGTCATGTTTATCATGCAAATCTTCATTGTAGCGTTTATAGAGGAGACTGTATTTAGAGGCATTATGCTACGAATGCTATTAACAAAAGGAACATTCACTGCTGTCTGGGTTTCTAGTATATTGTTTGGCATCACACATGCGCTACAATTACTAGGTGGTCAATCTCTAGAAGATACGATTGTTCAAATCATCTATGCCCTTTTAGTTGGCCTTGTTCTAGCATTGCTTGTATTAGATGGTCAGTCGATTATCGTGACGATTCTTTTCCATGGCTTGAATAATTTTTTCAATTTTATGGGGAATATGGAAGGCTCCATGTTAAGTGCCTATCTTATCATTTTTGTGCTCTTTATCTATATGCTTCTGTTATGGAAACGTGTAAAGAAAACCAATCACAATCCGTTTACGAAAAATGCCAAGTCCATTTAA
- a CDS encoding ABC transporter ATP-binding protein has translation MKINVNNVTKSYKHKSALKNVSFTMEGPKIIGFLGHNGAGKTTFLNLLSGLITTTSGEILVNGENVFNAPSTLRDICFIAESGNFQEEMTIAQTLKANRFFYPKWDEELAHELLQVFALNPKDKVRNLSKGMVSALGIITGFASCASITIFDEPYIGLDVAARNMFYDLLIEQQTENPRLFILSTHLIDEASELFEEIFILHEGELLLQKTTDEWREHIVAVKGNASDVAVAIGDLQVIYQHTFMQEMTVVVFANGQSIEGQNITIESVSLQDMLVYLSKQKVRSGR, from the coding sequence ATGAAAATCAATGTGAACAATGTCACGAAATCCTATAAGCATAAATCAGCCTTGAAAAATGTCTCTTTCACTATGGAGGGTCCAAAAATTATTGGCTTTTTAGGCCATAACGGAGCTGGCAAAACGACTTTTTTAAATCTATTATCAGGACTCATCACTACAACAAGTGGTGAAATTTTAGTTAACGGAGAAAATGTTTTCAATGCCCCTTCTACATTACGTGATATTTGCTTTATCGCTGAAAGTGGTAATTTTCAAGAAGAAATGACCATTGCCCAAACATTAAAGGCCAATCGCTTCTTTTATCCAAAATGGGATGAAGAGCTAGCTCATGAACTGCTACAAGTTTTTGCCCTGAATCCAAAAGATAAAGTGCGGAATCTTTCAAAAGGAATGGTATCTGCACTTGGAATTATTACGGGCTTTGCGAGTTGTGCATCCATTACTATCTTTGATGAACCGTATATTGGTTTAGATGTAGCTGCACGTAATATGTTTTATGATTTGTTAATTGAGCAGCAAACAGAAAATCCGCGATTATTTATTTTATCCACACATTTAATTGATGAGGCGAGCGAGCTATTTGAGGAAATTTTTATTCTACATGAGGGCGAGCTTTTGCTCCAAAAGACCACTGATGAATGGCGAGAGCATATTGTGGCTGTAAAAGGCAATGCCTCAGATGTTGCTGTAGCAATTGGCGACTTACAAGTAATCTATCAGCATACATTTATGCAAGAAATGACAGTTGTTGTTTTTGCAAATGGTCAATCCATAGAAGGTCAAAACATCACGATTGAATCGGTTTCTCTTCAAGATATGCTTGTCTATTTAAGTAAACAGAAAGTGAGGTCTGGACGATGA
- a CDS encoding GntR family transcriptional regulator — protein MIHSLNNEKPIFQQIRERIEDAILDGQLQPEDRIPSTNDFAKEYQINPATAGKGVNELVDKGVIYKKRGVGMFVHEGAKDILITERKASFFQQHIEPLKKEARRLGISDEELQQLLQGGS, from the coding sequence GTGATTCATTCTTTAAATAACGAAAAGCCCATTTTCCAACAAATTCGCGAAAGAATAGAAGATGCCATTCTAGATGGACAGCTACAGCCTGAAGATCGCATTCCATCTACGAATGACTTTGCCAAAGAATATCAGATTAATCCTGCAACTGCTGGGAAAGGCGTGAATGAATTAGTGGATAAGGGTGTCATTTATAAAAAGAGGGGTGTCGGCATGTTTGTACATGAGGGCGCCAAAGATATTTTAATTACTGAGCGTAAAGCAAGCTTCTTCCAGCAACACATTGAACCATTGAAAAAAGAAGCGAGACGTCTAGGCATTTCAGATGAAGAGTTACAACAACTACTACAAGGGGGATCATGA
- a CDS encoding acyltransferase family protein: MVYEWNAVRVMACLSIVLLHATTNIEIMNGYIEQPYYQFFRLLLCFATPTFILLSILILAKRYQHQLPPHFLWRRFQFIVIPFVAAGILYAANAAFHYDESFWDALYRHIVLGDFSGWFVMTIFQLYILFFLVKKFQLSSIWFTPIMFLLGIFYMTLANVKIDYFIQNEHFMRLLFVGWLPYFALAYMMGSHYEKIAHYLVRYKFFTVLAVLLAMAILYTNYYLGAQQITSRRIDMMLFVLAMTFCILAFAQVLPKLPFIPILSRYSFGIFLIHWLIQEYIAPYSALLPTPFLQVTSLFLSSLLVCMLLIKIISFIPFSAYLIGKSHQKPSQE, encoded by the coding sequence ATGGTGTATGAGTGGAACGCAGTAAGGGTAATGGCTTGCTTAAGTATTGTGTTATTACATGCTACAACCAATATTGAAATTATGAATGGCTATATAGAACAGCCATACTACCAGTTTTTTAGATTATTGTTATGTTTCGCTACACCGACTTTTATCTTATTATCCATTTTAATTTTAGCGAAACGCTATCAACACCAGCTTCCTCCCCATTTTTTATGGCGTCGTTTTCAGTTTATTGTCATACCGTTTGTAGCAGCTGGCATTTTATATGCCGCTAACGCAGCCTTTCATTATGATGAAAGCTTTTGGGATGCATTATATCGTCATATTGTGTTAGGAGATTTTTCGGGTTGGTTTGTCATGACTATCTTTCAGCTCTATATACTCTTTTTTTTAGTCAAAAAATTTCAGCTATCTAGTATCTGGTTCACGCCTATTATGTTTTTGCTTGGTATTTTCTATATGACACTGGCAAATGTAAAGATAGATTATTTCATCCAGAATGAACATTTTATGCGCCTACTTTTTGTGGGCTGGCTCCCTTATTTTGCACTAGCCTATATGATGGGCAGTCATTATGAAAAAATCGCCCACTATCTCGTCCGATATAAATTTTTCACAGTGCTAGCTGTCCTACTTGCAATGGCTATTTTATATACAAATTATTATTTAGGTGCCCAACAGATTACATCAAGAAGAATTGATATGATGCTATTCGTATTGGCGATGACATTTTGCATCCTAGCGTTTGCACAAGTTTTGCCCAAACTCCCTTTTATCCCTATTTTAAGTCGCTATTCCTTTGGGATCTTTTTAATTCACTGGCTAATTCAAGAATATATAGCACCCTATAGCGCATTACTACCCACTCCCTTCCTTCAAGTCACTTCTCTTTTTTTATCCAGTTTACTTGTCTGTATGTTGCTCATCAAAATCATTTCTTTTATTCCTTTCAGTGCCTATCTGATAGGAAAATCTCATCAAAAGCCCTCTCAAGAATGA
- a CDS encoding phage holin, which produces MRINWKVRLQHIPFLLGLFSLLLLLAQQVAAIFGYDFTGVMSEQMSSILNTVLSILVLMGVIVDPTTRGTSDSERALMYRRPR; this is translated from the coding sequence ATGAGAATCAATTGGAAGGTTCGTCTTCAACATATTCCATTTTTACTAGGGCTATTTTCATTGTTACTCCTACTCGCACAACAAGTAGCAGCGATTTTTGGCTATGATTTTACAGGGGTGATGAGTGAGCAAATGTCATCTATTTTAAATACAGTTTTATCGATTCTTGTGTTAATGGGTGTCATTGTAGATCCAACCACACGGGGCACCAGTGATAGTGAGCGTGCCTTAATGTATCGGAGACCGAGATAA